From Syngnathus typhle isolate RoL2023-S1 ecotype Sweden linkage group LG13, RoL_Styp_1.0, whole genome shotgun sequence, a single genomic window includes:
- the LOC133165122 gene encoding poly(U)-binding-splicing factor PUF60-like isoform X1 — translation MPLRMLVMENGQGNATTSTATRLGLPPLTPDQQEALQKAKKYAMEQSIRNVLARQTMAQQQQLSGLQMASLSVGLGELSPLQSVAAQRQRALAIMCRVYVGSIYYELGEDTIRQAFIPFGPIKSIDMSFDSVTMKHKGFAFVEYETPEAAQLALDQMNSVVLGGRNIKVGRPSNIGQALPIIEQLAEEARAFNRIYVASVHRDLSDGDIRSVFEAFGKIKSCMLAREPTTGRHKSYGYIEYDKPQSSVDAVASMNLFDLGGQYLRVGKAVTPPVPLITASGGLAAAANFSAQDAVGASVLRALAGLPQGVMAAQAPGVITGVTPARTGLPQVALVNPVLAAPPALRMDEELRQGAHLDASKLSDGHHDVNKIVRNHKSRVMVLRNMVGQDDIDDQLEGEVTEECGKFGQVKRVVIYQERQGEDADAAVIIKIFVEFNHTAEMNRAVRALDRRWFGGRKVAAEAYEQERFENNDLSA, via the exons ATGCCACTGCGCATGCTCGTCATGGAGAACGGACAAGGCAACGCGACCACCAGCACCGCGACGAGGCTCGGCCTGCCGCCGCTCACCCCCGACCAACAGGAGGCGCTGCAGA AGGCCAAGAAGTATGCCATGGAACAAAGCATCCGGAATGTTTTGGCCAGGCAGACCATGGCTCAGCAGCAACAGCTCAGCGGACTGCAG atgGCGTCCTTGTCGGTGGGTTTAGGAGAACTTTCTCCCCTGCAATCA GTGGCGGCTCAACGCCAGCGTGCCCTGGCCATCATGTGCCGCGTCTATGTGGGCTCTATCTACTACGAGCTGGGCGAAGACACCATCAGACAGGCCTTCATCCCCTTCGGACCCATCAAAAGCATCGACATGTCCTTTGACTCTGTCACCATGAAGCACAAG GGTTTTGCTTTTGTGGAGTACGAGACGCCAGAAGCGGCTCAACTGGCTCTGGACCAAATGAACTCTGTCGTTCTCGGAGGGCGAAACATTAAG GTGGGCCGGCCCAGTAACATCGGGCAGGCTCTGCCCATCATCGAGCAGTTGGCGGAGGAAGCACGGGCCTTCAACAGGATCTACGTGGCGTCTGTTCATCGTGACCTGTCGGACGGCGACATCCGGAGCGTCTTCGAGGCCTTTGGGAAGATCAAGTCGTGCATGTTGGCTCGCGAACCCACCACGGGACGCCACAAAAGCTACGGCTACATCG AGTACGACAAGCCCCAGTCTTCCGTCGACGCAGTGGCCTCCATGAACCTGTTTGACCTGGGCGGCCAGTACTTGCGAGTTGGGAAGGCCGTCACCCCGCCCGTGCCGCTCATCACTGCCTCTGGAGGCCTGGCCGCGGCCGCCAACTTCAGTGCGCAG GATGCGGTGGGAGCGTCGGTGCTGCGAGCGCTGGCTGGTCTTCCGCAAGGCGTCATGGCCGCTCAAGCTCCGGGCGTCATCACAG GCGTAACCCCGGCTCGAACCGGGCTGCCTCAAGTGGCTCTGGTCAATCCTGTTCTGGCTGCCCCCCCTGCCCTGAGGATGGATGAAGAGCTCCGCCAGGGGGCACACCTGGACGCGAGTAAACTGAGCGATGGACACCATGATGTCAACAAGATCGTCCGCAATCATAAA TCGCGTGTGATGGTCCTGAGAAACATGGTCGGCCAGGACGACATCGACGACCAACTGGAAGGCGAGGTGACGGAGGAGTGCGGCAAGTTCGGCCAGGTCAAGCGAGTGGTCATCTACCAGGAGCGGCAGGGAGAGGACGCCGACGCTGCCGTCATCATCAAGATCTTTGTGGAGTTCAACCACACGGCTGAGATGAATCGAGCCGTCCGGGCTTTAGACCGTCGCTGGTTCGGCGGTCGCAAAGTGGCAGCCGAGGCCTATGAACAGGAGCGCTTTGAGAACAACGACCTGTCGGCATAG
- the LOC133165122 gene encoding poly(U)-binding-splicing factor PUF60-like isoform X2 yields MCRVYVGSIYYELGEDTIRQAFIPFGPIKSIDMSFDSVTMKHKGFAFVEYETPEAAQLALDQMNSVVLGGRNIKVGRPSNIGQALPIIEQLAEEARAFNRIYVASVHRDLSDGDIRSVFEAFGKIKSCMLAREPTTGRHKSYGYIEYDKPQSSVDAVASMNLFDLGGQYLRVGKAVTPPVPLITASGGLAAAANFSAQDAVGASVLRALAGLPQGVMAAQAPGVITGVTPARTGLPQVALVNPVLAAPPALRMDEELRQGAHLDASKLSDGHHDVNKIVRNHKSRVMVLRNMVGQDDIDDQLEGEVTEECGKFGQVKRVVIYQERQGEDADAAVIIKIFVEFNHTAEMNRAVRALDRRWFGGRKVAAEAYEQERFENNDLSA; encoded by the exons ATGTGCCGCGTCTATGTGGGCTCTATCTACTACGAGCTGGGCGAAGACACCATCAGACAGGCCTTCATCCCCTTCGGACCCATCAAAAGCATCGACATGTCCTTTGACTCTGTCACCATGAAGCACAAG GGTTTTGCTTTTGTGGAGTACGAGACGCCAGAAGCGGCTCAACTGGCTCTGGACCAAATGAACTCTGTCGTTCTCGGAGGGCGAAACATTAAG GTGGGCCGGCCCAGTAACATCGGGCAGGCTCTGCCCATCATCGAGCAGTTGGCGGAGGAAGCACGGGCCTTCAACAGGATCTACGTGGCGTCTGTTCATCGTGACCTGTCGGACGGCGACATCCGGAGCGTCTTCGAGGCCTTTGGGAAGATCAAGTCGTGCATGTTGGCTCGCGAACCCACCACGGGACGCCACAAAAGCTACGGCTACATCG AGTACGACAAGCCCCAGTCTTCCGTCGACGCAGTGGCCTCCATGAACCTGTTTGACCTGGGCGGCCAGTACTTGCGAGTTGGGAAGGCCGTCACCCCGCCCGTGCCGCTCATCACTGCCTCTGGAGGCCTGGCCGCGGCCGCCAACTTCAGTGCGCAG GATGCGGTGGGAGCGTCGGTGCTGCGAGCGCTGGCTGGTCTTCCGCAAGGCGTCATGGCCGCTCAAGCTCCGGGCGTCATCACAG GCGTAACCCCGGCTCGAACCGGGCTGCCTCAAGTGGCTCTGGTCAATCCTGTTCTGGCTGCCCCCCCTGCCCTGAGGATGGATGAAGAGCTCCGCCAGGGGGCACACCTGGACGCGAGTAAACTGAGCGATGGACACCATGATGTCAACAAGATCGTCCGCAATCATAAA TCGCGTGTGATGGTCCTGAGAAACATGGTCGGCCAGGACGACATCGACGACCAACTGGAAGGCGAGGTGACGGAGGAGTGCGGCAAGTTCGGCCAGGTCAAGCGAGTGGTCATCTACCAGGAGCGGCAGGGAGAGGACGCCGACGCTGCCGTCATCATCAAGATCTTTGTGGAGTTCAACCACACGGCTGAGATGAATCGAGCCGTCCGGGCTTTAGACCGTCGCTGGTTCGGCGGTCGCAAAGTGGCAGCCGAGGCCTATGAACAGGAGCGCTTTGAGAACAACGACCTGTCGGCATAG
- the afg3l2 gene encoding AFG3-like protein 2 — MAHRYLRLSVGCCKVLRLLVAPSPASSGLLATRRLVSERTLLSELMLACRSLTSRPPKGFEKYFPDSGKNSKKAHSPDKDDKADDAPAEVGPSGGGGAGGGDGKRGGDGKRGGRKESNWYSRLQKGDIPWDEKEFRMYLLSGVAFWTAVAYYFLFRDGSREVTWKDFVNNILSKGVVDRLEVVNKRYVKVVFSPGKMPVDGQYVWFNIGSVDTFERNLENAQYELGIEGESRVPVVYATESDGTFLLSMLPTALIIGFLLFMVRRGPAGAGRPGRGGMGGLFSVSETTAKILKDEIDVKFKDVAGCEEAKLEIMEFVNFLKNPKQYEDLGAKIPKGAILTGPPGTGKTLLAKATAGEANVPFITVNGSEFLEMFVGVGPARVRDLFVMARKNAPCILFIDEIDAVGRKRGRGNFGGQSEQESTLNQLLVEMDGFNTATNVVVLAGTNRADILDPALLRPGRFDRQIYIGPPDIKGRVSIFKVHLRPLKLDSVTDRDALARKMAALTPGFSGADIANVCNEAALIAARHLSNAIQQKHFEQAIERVIGGLEKKTQVLQPDEKKTVAYHEAGHAVAGWFLEHADPLLKVSIIPRGRGLGYAQYLPREQFLYTTEQLLDRMCMTLGGRVAEEIFFGRITTGAQDDLRKVTQSAYAQIVQFGMNAKVGQVSFELPRQGEMVLEKPYSEATARLIDTEVRDLIADAYRRTLSLLSDKKAEVEKVALRLLEKEVLDKNDMVELLGKRPFSEKSTYEELVEGTGGETEDTALPAGLKDWNRERKDKEESPDEQVARQISGGMPF, encoded by the exons ATGGCTCACCGCTACCTTCGCTTGTCGGTGGGCTGCTGTAAGGTGCTGCGACTACTCGTAGCTCCTTCGCCCGCCTCCAGCGGGCTGCTG GCGACAAGACGGCTGGTGAGTGAGCGGACCTTGTTGAGTGAGCTGATGTTGGCTTGTCGGAGTCTGACCTCCAGACCCCCCAAAG GCTTTGAGAAGTATTTTCCCGACAGTGGAAAGAATTCCAAGAAAGCTCATTCACCAGACAAAG ACGACAAAGCTGACGACGCTCCGGCAGAGGTGGGGCCATCCGGAGGGGGCGGAGCGGGAGGAGGCGATGGAAAACGAGGAGGCGATGGAAAGCGAGGAGGACGGAAGGAGTCGAACTGGTACAGCCGTCTGCAGAAG GGTGACATTCCCTGGGATGAGAAGGAGTTCCGCATGTACCTATTGAGCGGCGTGGCCTTCTGGACCGCCGTGGCTTATTACTTCCTGTTCAGGGACGGAAGCCGAGAGGTCACCTGGAAGGACTTTGTCAACAACATCTTGTCCAAAGGCGTG GTGGACAGGCTGGAGGTGGTGAACAAGCGCTACGTTAAAGTGGTCTTCTCTCCCGGGAAGATGCCCGTGGACGGG CAGTACGTGTGGTTCAACATCGGCAGTGTGGACACCTTTGAGAGGAACCTGGAGAATGCCCAATACGAACTGGGCATCGAGGGCGAGAGCCGCGTGCCCGTGGTCTACGCCACAGAGAGCGACGG GACCTTCCTCCTGAGCATGCTGCCCACCGCCCTCATCATCGGCTTTCTGCTCTTCATGGTGCGGCGAGGCCCGGCGGGGGCGGGACGGCCTGGCCGCGGCGGCATGGGCGGCTTGTTCAGCGTCAGCGAGACCACCGCCAAGATCCTCAAGGACGAAATCGACGTCAAGTTCAAAGATGTGGCCGGCTGCGAGGAGGCCAAGCTGGAGATCATGGAGTTTGTCAACTTTCTGAAGAACCCCAAACAATACGAGGACCTCGGCGCCAAGATCCCCAAG GGCGCCATCCTGACGGGGCCTCCTGGGACGGGGAAGACCCTCCTGGCAAAGGCCACGGCGGGCGAGGCCAATGTTCCCTTCATTACCGTCAATGGCTCCGAGTTCCTGGAGATGTTTGTGGGCGTGGGCCCGGCCCGG GTCCGGGATCTGTTCGTCATGGCCAGGAAGAACGCGCCCTGCATCCTCTTCATCGACGAGATCGACGCAGTGGGACGCAAGCGGGGGCGGGGCAACTTCGGGGGGCAGAGCGAGCAGGAGAGCACCTTGAACCAGCTGCTGGTGGAGATGGACG GGTTTAACACGGCAACCAATGTGGTGGTTCTGGCGGGAACCAATCGGGCGGACATCTTGGACCCGGCGCTACTGAGGCCGGGACGCTTTGACAGGCAAATTTACATTG GTCCTCCCGACATCAAAGGGCGAGTGTCCATCTTTAAAGTCCATCTTCGACCTCTCAAGTTGGACTCGGTCACAGATAGAGATGCCTTGGCCCGCAAAATGGCAGCGCTCACGCCTGGTTTCTCAG GTGCGGACATTGCCAACGTTTGCAACGAGGCGGCCCTCATTGCTGCACGGCATTTGTCCAACGCCATCCAGCAGAAGCACTTTGAGCAGGCCATCGAGAGGGTCATCGGAG GCCTGGAAAAGAAGACGCAGGTCCTCCAGCCTGACGAGAAGAAGACGGTGGCCTATCACGAGGCGGGACACGCCGTTGCCGGCTGGTTCCTGGAGCACGCCGACCCGCTGCTGAAG GTGTCCATCATTCCCCGGGGCCGCGGCCTGGGCTATGCGCAGTACCTCCCCAGGGAGCAGTTCCTGTACACCACGGAGCAGCTGCTGGACCGCATGTGCATGACACTAGGCGGTCGCGTGGCCGAGGAGATCTTCTTCGGCAGAATCACCACAGGCGCTCAGGACGACCTGCGCAAGGTCACCCAGAGCGCCTATGCGCAG ATCGTGCAGTTCGGCATGAATGCCAAGGTGGGCCAGGTGTCCTTCGAACTCCCCCGGCAGGGCGAGATGGTTCTGGAGAAGCCGTACAGCGAGGCCACGGCACGCCTCATCGACACCGAGGTCCGAGACCTCATCGCAGATGCCTACCGCAGAACTCTGAGCCTGCTGAGTGACAAGAAGGCTGAGGTGGAGAAG GTGGCGCTGCGACTGCTGGAGAAGGAGGTTCTGGACAAGAATGACATGGTGGAGCTGCTGGGAAAACGACCTTTCTCTGAGAAGTCCACGTACGAAGAGCTGGTGGAGGGCACAGGCGGCGAGACCGAGGACACCGCGTTGCCTGCCGGCCTCAAGGACTGGAACCGCGAGAGGAAGGACAAGGAGGAGAGCCCGGATGAGCAAGTGGCCCGCCAGATTTCTGGAGGGATGCCCTTCTAG